One genomic segment of Belonocnema kinseyi isolate 2016_QV_RU_SX_M_011 chromosome 2, B_treatae_v1, whole genome shotgun sequence includes these proteins:
- the LOC117167484 gene encoding uncharacterized protein LOC117167484 isoform X1 — protein sequence MNHINLTFISNSIKNLFPSNFLPEVTMHTVHYVASFMNRIIRYPKDIIMKRLQRQKRRKTVCTQKKKEDGSKCTCSKCIGYRTSQQKRVIEPDFFANLAYQHRISKQEEISPGKDIITNSSCQDVTDPDNCKTTSDHRDVQISSCTGWSYWTNGKQRYMPPLYHPCRIPSKSECSSSMSGYRSATPTADSLNESLKIRKNASETSIVTHNRSVVEIAIYKRKKQNRSKSDSRFILRRNKKNSTKRLTRSASTKTASFKKKKRSKRLFNVGRNRSKDTSSRKISKVTSHTSLNNFSTRVCCSRSIINLK from the exons ATGAACCACATAAATCTTACTTTCatatcaaattcaattaaaaacctttttccgtccaattttctaccagaagtaACGATGCATACGGTTCATTACGTCGCCAGTTTCATGAACAGAATAAT TCGATACCCAAAGGATATTATCATGAAACGTTTACAAAGGCAAAAACGAAGGAAAACGGTGTGTACCCAAAAAAAGAAAGAGGATGGATCCAAGTGCACTTGCAGTAAATGCAT TGGCTACAGAACTTCTCAACAGAAACGTGTTATCGAACCGGACTTCTTTGCTAACCTAGCTTACCAACATCGCATATCTAAACAAGAAGAAAT ATCGCCGGGAAAGGATATAATAACGAA CTCTAGCTGCCAAGATGTTACTGATCCTGATAACTGCAAAACAACCTCGGATCATAGAGACGT gcAAATCTCATCTTGTACGGGCTGGAGCTATTGGACCAATGGAAAACAACGATACATGCCACCACTGTACCATCCTTGCAGAATACCATCAAAATCCGAATGCTCATCTTCCATGTCTGGTTACCGGTCTGCTACTCCAACTGCCGATTCTTTAAACGAATCGCTCAAAATTCGCAAGAATGCTTCAGAAACTTCTATTGTTACACATAACAG GTCTGTCGTGGAAATAGcaatttataaaagaaagaaGCAAAATCGATCTAAGTCGGATTCAAGATTCATTCTGCGAAGGAATAAAAA GAATAGCACTAAACGTTTGACGAGAAGTGCCTCAACTAAAACAGCGAGtttcaaaaagaagaaaaggagCAAAAGATTGTTCAATGTAGGGCGAAACCGAAGTAAAGACACGTCATCACGAAAAATAAGCAAAGTTACAAGCCACACAAGTCTCAATAATTTTAGCACTAGGGTTTGCTGCTCTAGAAGTATAAtcaatttgaaataa
- the LOC117167116 gene encoding myosin regulatory light chain 2-like, with product MADKIKKKTKKKEDPKAAAAAVAAEAAPPPAPEPEPEPEKAPTQAETPKSRESGSSRASRGSRKAKRTGSSVFSMFTQKQVAEFKEGFALIDHDKDGIIGKEDLAYIYDQVGKLVEEHELDAMLEEVGVPINFTQLLHLFAGRMSQGGTDDDDVVIKAFQTFDDGNGKIDGERFRHALTCFCEKFTPKECNEAFDHCFIDDKGRIDIESLINMLTGKGEEDD from the exons ATG GCGGATAAAATCAAGAAGAAGACCAAGAAGAAGGAGGACCCAAAAGCAGCGGCAGCGGCAGTGGCAGCGGAAGCTGCTCCTCCACCAGCTCCAGAACCAGAACCAGAACCAGAAAAGGCGCCAACTCAAGCGGAAACACCTAAATCTCGAGAATCCGGATCCAGCAGAGCCAGTCGTGGTAGCAGAAAAGCAAAGCGCACTGGTTCCAGTGTTTTTTCTATGTTCACTCAAAAACAAGTTGCCGAATTTAAAGaa GGATTCGCATTAATTGATCATGACAAAGATGGTATTATTGGTAAGGAAGACTTGGCTTACATCTATGATCAGGTAGGAAAACTCGTAGAGGAACACGAATTAGATGCTATGCTTGAAGAAGTAGGTGTTCCTATCAACTTCACCCAGTTACTCCACTTATTCGCTGGACGTATGTCACAGGG AGGCACGGATGATGATGACGTCGTAATTAAAGCCTTCCAAACCTTCGATGATGGTAATGGCAAAATCGACGGTGAAAG ATTCAGGCACGCTTTAACGTGTTTCTGTGAGAAGTTCACCCCCAAAGAATGTAACGAGGCTTTTGACCATTGTTTCATCGATGACAAAGGTAGAATTGATATTGAAAGTCTGATCAATATGTTGACTGGTAAGGGTGAAGAAGACGACTGA
- the LOC117167484 gene encoding uncharacterized protein LOC117167484 isoform X2 has protein sequence MHTVHYVASFMNRIIRYPKDIIMKRLQRQKRRKTVCTQKKKEDGSKCTCSKCIGYRTSQQKRVIEPDFFANLAYQHRISKQEEISPGKDIITNSSCQDVTDPDNCKTTSDHRDVQISSCTGWSYWTNGKQRYMPPLYHPCRIPSKSECSSSMSGYRSATPTADSLNESLKIRKNASETSIVTHNRSVVEIAIYKRKKQNRSKSDSRFILRRNKKNSTKRLTRSASTKTASFKKKKRSKRLFNVGRNRSKDTSSRKISKVTSHTSLNNFSTRVCCSRSIINLK, from the exons ATGCATACGGTTCATTACGTCGCCAGTTTCATGAACAGAATAAT TCGATACCCAAAGGATATTATCATGAAACGTTTACAAAGGCAAAAACGAAGGAAAACGGTGTGTACCCAAAAAAAGAAAGAGGATGGATCCAAGTGCACTTGCAGTAAATGCAT TGGCTACAGAACTTCTCAACAGAAACGTGTTATCGAACCGGACTTCTTTGCTAACCTAGCTTACCAACATCGCATATCTAAACAAGAAGAAAT ATCGCCGGGAAAGGATATAATAACGAA CTCTAGCTGCCAAGATGTTACTGATCCTGATAACTGCAAAACAACCTCGGATCATAGAGACGT gcAAATCTCATCTTGTACGGGCTGGAGCTATTGGACCAATGGAAAACAACGATACATGCCACCACTGTACCATCCTTGCAGAATACCATCAAAATCCGAATGCTCATCTTCCATGTCTGGTTACCGGTCTGCTACTCCAACTGCCGATTCTTTAAACGAATCGCTCAAAATTCGCAAGAATGCTTCAGAAACTTCTATTGTTACACATAACAG GTCTGTCGTGGAAATAGcaatttataaaagaaagaaGCAAAATCGATCTAAGTCGGATTCAAGATTCATTCTGCGAAGGAATAAAAA GAATAGCACTAAACGTTTGACGAGAAGTGCCTCAACTAAAACAGCGAGtttcaaaaagaagaaaaggagCAAAAGATTGTTCAATGTAGGGCGAAACCGAAGTAAAGACACGTCATCACGAAAAATAAGCAAAGTTACAAGCCACACAAGTCTCAATAATTTTAGCACTAGGGTTTGCTGCTCTAGAAGTATAAtcaatttgaaataa